A window from Kovacikia minuta CCNUW1 encodes these proteins:
- a CDS encoding Cof-type HAD-IIB family hydrolase, with protein MMQAKPSDLLQGKPLPFRLAAVDLDETLLGPDKQISPQNAAAVRRLQAQGIRVMLASGRKHENMLGFHHQLGLEGPIVSSGGALVKHAETGEVLLQSPVAVALAKSLAEEGVQRGVTLIVYHFNGVYVYERTPWVDLYEKQTGEQVKVCHDLQELTANSPLKVIWADEAERISQFLSEMRDAYGDRLDLLTTEPYNLEFTTIGVNKAVGIAVVAEKLGIHPTEILAFGDGNNDVSMLKWAGLGVAMSHARASAQAAADLIAPEGDRETSFARAVEVALAQTRIAA; from the coding sequence ATGATGCAAGCCAAACCATCCGATTTACTCCAGGGTAAGCCTTTGCCCTTTCGTCTTGCCGCTGTGGATCTGGATGAAACGCTGTTAGGGCCGGATAAGCAGATTAGTCCCCAAAATGCTGCCGCTGTTCGGAGATTGCAAGCTCAGGGGATACGGGTGATGCTGGCATCCGGCAGAAAACACGAAAATATGCTGGGGTTCCACCATCAACTTGGACTTGAAGGACCGATCGTCTCCAGTGGAGGTGCCCTGGTCAAACATGCAGAAACCGGAGAAGTCCTTTTGCAGTCTCCAGTTGCCGTTGCTCTGGCAAAGAGTCTGGCAGAGGAAGGGGTACAGCGCGGGGTGACGTTGATTGTTTATCACTTCAATGGAGTGTATGTTTATGAACGAACTCCCTGGGTCGATCTCTACGAGAAGCAAACGGGTGAGCAGGTTAAGGTGTGCCACGATTTGCAAGAGTTGACGGCAAATTCGCCTCTGAAAGTAATTTGGGCAGATGAAGCGGAACGAATTAGCCAATTTTTGTCGGAGATGCGGGATGCCTATGGCGATCGCCTCGATTTGCTCACCACAGAACCCTACAATCTGGAATTTACGACGATCGGGGTCAACAAAGCGGTGGGTATTGCCGTGGTCGCAGAGAAGTTAGGCATTCATCCAACCGAGATCCTTGCCTTTGGGGATGGGAACAACGACGTTTCCATGCTGAAATGGGCAGGTTTGGGCGTGGCAATGAGCCATGCCCGTGCCAGTGCGCAAGCAGCAGCAGATTTGATTGCACCGGAGGGCGATCGGGAAACCAGTTTCGCCAGAGCGGTGGAAGTGGCTCTGGCACAAACGAGGATTGCCGCATGA
- a CDS encoding XisH family protein, translated as MSAKDVFHESVKHALQKEKWGITHDPLILEFSAIAPRYWLG; from the coding sequence ATGTCTGCTAAGGATGTTTTTCATGAATCTGTTAAACATGCCCTTCAGAAGGAAAAGTGGGGCATTACTCATGATCCGCTGATCTTGGAGTTTAGCGCGATCGCCCCTCGCTATTGGTTGGGTTAA
- a CDS encoding NUDIX hydrolase, with protein sequence MSLQWLGWAQKLQAIAQNGLTYSENPYDLERYQQLRQIAAEIMASYSNLEVSQVLHSFNREEGYATPKVDVRGAVFHEQKLLLVKEKEDGCWTLPGGWVDVGEPPSEAIVREVYEESGYQTRAVKLLAVYDRNHPRHGHPPLRHHIYKLFFECELIGGTATDTFETEGAAFFEEHNIPQLSLTRVVPSQISRLFEHSRNPGWQTDFD encoded by the coding sequence ATGAGCTTGCAATGGTTGGGATGGGCGCAAAAGTTGCAGGCGATCGCCCAAAATGGTCTCACCTATAGCGAGAATCCCTATGACCTTGAGCGCTACCAGCAACTGCGCCAAATTGCAGCCGAAATCATGGCATCCTATAGCAATCTGGAGGTAAGCCAGGTGCTGCATTCATTTAACCGGGAAGAAGGCTATGCGACCCCTAAAGTGGATGTGCGGGGGGCTGTATTCCATGAACAAAAACTGCTGTTGGTGAAAGAAAAGGAAGATGGGTGCTGGACCTTACCAGGAGGATGGGTGGATGTGGGAGAGCCGCCCAGCGAAGCCATTGTCCGAGAAGTCTATGAAGAGTCTGGTTATCAGACACGGGCGGTTAAACTATTGGCAGTCTATGATCGCAATCATCCCCGACATGGGCACCCCCCCTTGCGCCACCATATTTACAAGCTATTTTTTGAATGTGAACTCATTGGTGGAACAGCAACAGACACCTTTGAAACAGAGGGAGCAGCATTTTTTGAAGAACACAACATTCCGCAACTGTCCCTCACACGAGTCGTCCCTTCCCAAATTTCACGCCTGTTTGAACATTCTCGCAATCCAGGCTGGCAAACGGATTTTGATTAG
- a CDS encoding family 10 glycosylhydrolase, translating into MRRVQFTVRHRLMAALLALGLIGLEVEARPAQAQSAPFCQQSQTAIAQKDKLRQAALKGNRDAEKRYKSLIAQHAEGLRKCRRGTWIQNQAIWIRLYPCDTRPGALDAVLDQIVNRGYNQINVEVFYNGRVLLPASNNPTPWPSVLSGKGVDKVDLLAQTIRRGRERGLKVYAWLFTMNFGTSYVRRSDKQQAIARNGLGQTSLTASLVAGLSTEIGLGNPEEAFIDPYSPQARQDYARMVKEVARHKPDGILFDYVRYPRGSGSASVASKVQDLWIYGESSWRTLLQRAMNYKGMEIIQRYLLRGHITADDLREVNQLYPNEKAPPLWQGLNPDRVKSSVPLGKRVTNLQSQLWQLSVAHAAQGVIDFLADAIAPAKNAGIPVGAVFFPEGNATVGQTGFDSRLQPWDRFPSNMEWLPMVYANCGDTSCIMAQVQRVLSFTPRGVQVNPVLAGIWQQPISNRPPLEQQMQALYRTAPKIRSVSHFAFSWQEPGSDRDRKFCQP; encoded by the coding sequence ATGAGACGTGTGCAGTTTACCGTTCGCCACCGCCTGATGGCTGCGTTGCTGGCGTTGGGTTTAATCGGTCTGGAAGTTGAAGCGCGACCCGCACAGGCGCAATCCGCTCCGTTTTGTCAGCAATCGCAAACCGCGATCGCCCAAAAAGACAAGCTCCGGCAAGCGGCTTTAAAGGGGAACCGGGATGCGGAAAAGCGCTATAAAAGCTTGATTGCCCAACATGCTGAGGGTTTACGCAAGTGCCGTCGGGGAACCTGGATTCAAAATCAGGCAATCTGGATTCGTCTTTACCCCTGTGATACCCGTCCGGGAGCGCTGGATGCAGTTCTGGATCAGATCGTGAACCGGGGCTATAACCAGATCAACGTCGAAGTTTTCTACAACGGTCGTGTGTTGCTGCCCGCATCGAACAACCCGACGCCGTGGCCCTCCGTCCTGTCTGGAAAGGGCGTGGATAAGGTGGATCTGCTGGCGCAGACAATCCGACGGGGGCGCGAACGGGGACTGAAAGTTTACGCCTGGTTGTTCACCATGAATTTTGGCACAAGCTATGTCCGCCGTTCAGACAAGCAGCAGGCGATCGCTCGGAATGGACTGGGGCAGACCAGCTTGACCGCCAGCCTCGTTGCCGGACTCAGTACGGAAATTGGACTGGGCAATCCGGAGGAAGCCTTCATCGATCCCTACAGTCCCCAGGCACGTCAGGATTATGCCCGTATGGTGAAGGAAGTTGCCCGCCACAAACCCGATGGCATTTTGTTTGACTATGTGCGCTACCCACGTGGCAGCGGCAGCGCTTCGGTTGCTAGCAAGGTGCAGGATTTGTGGATTTATGGCGAATCCTCCTGGAGGACGCTGCTGCAACGGGCAATGAATTATAAGGGCATGGAGATCATTCAGCGCTACCTCCTGCGAGGGCACATCACGGCTGATGATTTGAGGGAAGTGAATCAGCTTTACCCGAACGAGAAAGCCCCACCCCTCTGGCAGGGGTTGAATCCCGATCGCGTTAAATCCTCGGTTCCCCTGGGTAAACGCGTCACCAATCTCCAGTCCCAACTGTGGCAACTGTCTGTGGCACATGCTGCTCAGGGTGTCATAGACTTTTTGGCTGATGCAATTGCCCCGGCAAAAAATGCAGGTATCCCAGTGGGAGCAGTCTTTTTCCCAGAGGGCAATGCAACCGTTGGTCAAACGGGATTTGACTCCCGCTTACAGCCGTGGGATCGCTTTCCCAGCAATATGGAGTGGCTGCCAATGGTTTATGCAAACTGCGGCGATACCAGTTGCATTATGGCGCAGGTGCAACGGGTGTTGAGTTTTACTCCCCGTGGGGTACAGGTAAATCCTGTGCTGGCGGGCATCTGGCAACAGCCCATTAGCAACCGTCCTCCCCTGGAACAACAGATGCAGGCACTTTATCGGACGGCACCCAAAATTCGCTCAGTCAGCCACTTTGCCTTTTCCTGGCAGGAACCAGGGTCGGATCGCGATCGCAAATTCTGCCAACCGTGA
- a CDS encoding DeoR/GlpR family DNA-binding transcription regulator: protein MLTAERRQFILETLRRDGKVLSSQLSADLHVSEDTIRRDLRDLADSGLLQRVHGGALPKSPTAYSYTTRQNQAPQAKEAVAKAAAKLIQPKQVVILDSGTTTFLVAQHLPPDLEATIITNSPPIATVLSNYAHIDVLVLGGRLNKELRVAVGAATIEALQMFRADLCLLGIAGLHPELGITVYDLEEAHVKRAMVARAAEVAALASSEKLGTAAPYVIGQIGELTHLVTEATVDPRILAPYQAAGLTIVQNS, encoded by the coding sequence ATGCTGACCGCAGAACGACGACAATTTATTCTGGAAACCCTGCGACGAGACGGAAAGGTGCTTTCCTCCCAGCTCAGTGCGGATTTGCACGTTTCGGAGGACACCATTCGTCGGGATCTGCGGGATCTGGCAGACAGTGGGCTACTGCAACGGGTGCATGGTGGGGCACTGCCCAAATCTCCCACTGCTTACAGCTATACAACCCGGCAGAATCAGGCACCCCAGGCAAAGGAAGCGGTTGCCAAAGCCGCCGCAAAATTGATCCAGCCCAAACAGGTGGTCATTTTGGACTCTGGAACCACAACTTTCCTGGTGGCACAGCATTTACCCCCCGACCTGGAAGCAACGATCATTACCAACAGCCCGCCGATCGCCACGGTGCTGTCCAACTATGCCCACATTGATGTTCTGGTACTAGGAGGACGGTTAAACAAAGAATTGCGGGTGGCAGTGGGAGCCGCCACGATCGAAGCCTTGCAAATGTTTCGGGCAGATTTGTGCCTGCTGGGCATCGCAGGGTTGCATCCAGAACTGGGTATCACGGTTTATGACCTGGAGGAAGCTCACGTAAAACGGGCAATGGTGGCGAGAGCAGCGGAAGTTGCCGCTCTTGCCTCCTCTGAAAAACTGGGAACCGCCGCTCCTTACGTCATCGGTCAAATTGGTGAACTGACCCACCTAGTCACAGAAGCCACCGTAGACCCCCGCATACTCGCCCCCTACCAGGCAGCGGGATTAACAATTGTCCAGAATTCATGA
- a CDS encoding class I tRNA ligase family protein, producing the protein MESRYTPAEIEEKWQKTWAEQMLYQTSEDSSKPKFYALSMFPYPSGNLHMGHVRVYTIVDVIARVRRMQGYRVLNPMGWDAFGLPAENAAIERSIPPAKWTYQNVAQMRQQLDQLGISFDWEREVTTCSPDYYRWTQWIFLQFFQAGLAYQKEATVNWDPIDQTVLANEQVDSEGKSWRSGAKVERKLLRQWLPEDYRLRRAVVKGFRPTRRLARKSSIDAGKLDWQIHRCPGCIQN; encoded by the coding sequence GTGGAATCCCGTTATACCCCCGCTGAGATTGAGGAAAAGTGGCAGAAGACGTGGGCAGAGCAAATGCTGTACCAAACTTCGGAAGACAGCAGCAAGCCCAAATTTTATGCCCTGTCGATGTTTCCCTATCCATCGGGCAACCTGCACATGGGGCACGTTCGCGTTTATACGATCGTCGATGTAATTGCGCGGGTGCGCCGTATGCAGGGCTATCGGGTACTGAACCCAATGGGATGGGATGCCTTTGGGTTGCCCGCAGAAAATGCGGCGATTGAGCGCAGCATCCCCCCTGCGAAATGGACTTACCAGAACGTTGCCCAGATGCGGCAACAGCTTGACCAGTTGGGCATTTCCTTTGACTGGGAACGGGAAGTCACCACCTGTTCGCCGGACTATTACCGCTGGACACAATGGATTTTCTTGCAGTTTTTCCAGGCCGGTTTGGCATACCAGAAGGAAGCGACCGTCAATTGGGACCCGATCGACCAGACGGTATTGGCAAATGAGCAAGTAGACAGCGAAGGCAAATCCTGGCGATCAGGGGCAAAGGTGGAACGCAAATTGTTGCGTCAGTGGTTGCCTGAAGATTACCGACTACGCCGAGCAGTTGTTAAAGGATTTAGACCAACTCGCAGGCTGGCCCGAAAAAGTTCGATTGATGCAGGCAAACTGGATTGGCAAATCCACAGGTGCCCAGGTTGTATTCAAAACTGA
- a CDS encoding IS5 family transposase, with the protein MIERFYDSDLTDEEWQRIEPLLPLAKSLGKHREVSLRDILNAIFYRADNGIKWRNLPCDFPVWQTVYGYYRLWVRLGIWEQINIALVQQVRISEGRAAQPSLAIIDSQSVKLGQKGGGTRS; encoded by the coding sequence ATGATCGAACGCTTCTACGATAGCGACCTGACGGATGAGGAATGGCAACGGATTGAACCGTTGTTGCCGCTTGCCAAGTCGCTGGGTAAACACCGAGAAGTCAGCTTACGGGACATCTTAAATGCAATTTTCTACCGTGCTGACAATGGGATTAAATGGCGCAATCTACCTTGCGACTTTCCAGTCTGGCAAACGGTCTACGGCTATTACCGCTTATGGGTCAGATTGGGCATTTGGGAACAGATTAATATTGCCCTGGTACAGCAAGTGCGAATCAGTGAAGGACGAGCGGCTCAACCCAGTTTAGCCATCATTGACAGCCAGTCCGTCAAACTGGGGCAAAAAGGGGGAGGAACACGGAGTTGA
- a CDS encoding VWA domain-containing protein, with the protein MLEEAWFSRHFYYVGRGEQDYATIIDFTPSSQSTESDSIQLHGRSQDYSLEVVNGDTKIYRDSALLDLFLLQDLSDSFRNDLPIIRGLLPNLVTEVRGIQSNSWFGVGSFDGYDGYTYRTEQAMNNNTNNELQTTYANLGIGGGGIESQLESLLRVAARGRTSEVGFRTDSTQIVVLITDETYQQTVSNLPTIAQVRDALSSAGIIPVFLVTSAVQGDYTTLANQLNGEVATISTDSSNLIAAIREGLINAGAGRELIAVVKGHTDLSLTADYFSYVTT; encoded by the coding sequence TTGCTCGAAGAGGCTTGGTTCAGTCGTCACTTCTACTACGTCGGCAGAGGAGAGCAAGACTACGCTACGATCATCGACTTTACCCCAAGTTCTCAATCAACTGAGAGCGATTCGATTCAATTGCACGGGCGGAGTCAGGACTACAGCTTAGAAGTAGTTAATGGTGATACGAAGATTTACCGAGACAGCGCCTTGCTCGATCTGTTTCTGCTTCAGGATTTATCTGATTCATTTAGAAATGATCTGCCGATTATCCGGGGGTTGCTGCCGAATCTAGTCACCGAAGTAAGAGGCATCCAGTCCAATTCTTGGTTTGGGGTTGGCTCCTTCGATGGATATGACGGCTATACTTACAGAACTGAACAGGCAATGAACAACAATACCAATAATGAGTTGCAGACTACCTATGCAAATCTGGGCATCGGTGGGGGTGGCATCGAATCTCAGCTTGAGTCTTTACTTAGAGTGGCGGCTCGTGGCAGAACCTCCGAAGTTGGATTTAGAACGGACTCGACCCAGATTGTGGTGCTGATCACTGACGAAACCTACCAGCAAACAGTTTCAAATCTTCCAACTATAGCTCAGGTGCGCGACGCCCTCAGTAGTGCTGGAATTATTCCAGTCTTTCTGGTGACAAGCGCGGTTCAAGGAGACTACACAACACTTGCGAACCAACTGAATGGCGAAGTTGCAACGATATCAACGGACAGTTCAAATCTCATTGCAGCAATTCGAGAGGGTTTGATTAACGCAGGAGCAGGGAGGGAATTAATTGCCGTGGTAAAGGGGCACACGGATTTGAGTCTCACAGCTGATTACTTCAGCTACGTAACCACCTAG
- a CDS encoding proprotein convertase P-domain-containing protein — protein MLRSFPVAGDLPLPTFPFPFANGLPSPRQPPKGGIGRGCVIVFAAGNANRPTNGSVNESGWPNNLFQGTTAWLTGFAVHPDVMTVSACTSLSKKAAYSNWGAEVSVCAPSNNAPPGIGLSTGYVFTPPEVRGALSGLGIVTTDRPGATGYDAGDFASDFGGTSSACPLVAGVAALVLSANPDLTAQEVKQILQQTADKIVDTTPDPQFNLRKGTYEAGGRCDWFGFGKVNAFKAVQAAVQRQSAMAIAPSRRVQQQNGTSMAIPDYNPNGVISSISVRDTATVRDIQVSVAIDHGFMGDLEITLIHPSGQTFLLQGRTLGQKTSLQALYSLQTTPILRRVLNQSGQGTWKLQVVDNARGDTGTLKGWQLTLGV, from the coding sequence GTGCTGCGGTCATTTCCTGTAGCTGGGGACCTGCCGCTGCCTACTTTCCCCTTTCCCTTCGCCAACGGGCTGCCCTCACCCAGGCAGCCACCGAAGGGCGGAATCGGCAGGGGCTGTGTGATCGTCTTTGCCGCTGGCAATGCCAACCGCCCCACCAATGGCAGCGTCAACGAAAGTGGCTGGCCCAACAATCTGTTCCAGGGCACCACCGCCTGGCTGACTGGATTCGCCGTTCACCCCGACGTGATGACCGTCTCCGCCTGCACCAGTCTCAGCAAAAAAGCCGCCTATAGTAATTGGGGAGCCGAGGTCTCTGTTTGTGCCCCCAGTAACAACGCCCCTCCTGGCATCGGACTGAGTACGGGCTATGTTTTCACCCCGCCAGAGGTGAGAGGTGCGCTTTCAGGACTGGGCATTGTCACCACCGATCGCCCTGGTGCTACAGGCTACGACGCCGGAGATTTTGCCTCAGACTTTGGTGGCACCTCCAGCGCCTGCCCCCTGGTGGCAGGGGTTGCCGCCCTGGTTTTATCCGCTAACCCCGACTTGACCGCGCAGGAAGTGAAGCAAATTCTGCAACAAACCGCCGACAAAATTGTGGACACTACCCCCGACCCCCAATTCAATCTGCGCAAGGGAACCTACGAAGCGGGGGGACGGTGCGATTGGTTCGGGTTTGGTAAAGTGAATGCCTTCAAAGCAGTTCAGGCAGCAGTACAGAGACAGAGCGCAATGGCGATCGCTCCCTCCCGCCGAGTTCAGCAACAGAATGGCACCAGCATGGCGATTCCTGACTACAACCCGAATGGTGTCATTAGCTCGATATCTGTGCGAGACACTGCAACCGTGCGCGATATTCAGGTAAGTGTGGCGATCGACCACGGTTTCATGGGCGACCTGGAAATTACCTTGATTCATCCCAGTGGTCAAACTTTTCTTCTCCAGGGAAGAACGCTGGGCCAGAAAACCAGCCTGCAAGCCCTCTATAGCTTACAAACAACTCCAATTCTAAGACGGGTCTTGAACCAATCTGGACAGGGAACCTGGAAACTTCAGGTGGTTGATAATGCGCGGGGAGATACGGGAACACTCAAAGGGTGGCAATTGACGCTGGGAGTTTGA
- a CDS encoding FG-GAP repeat protein, which translates to MSTVYLRPLMIAAVSLIAVFAIAAAQAKPVWYPKTTLYASDGKRLDAFGHAVAIEQDTLAVASGVATYVFERSGSTWVERAKLVPDDREEAGASFGRSVAISGDTIAVTAPTAETNINPGQVNRTGAVYIFTRQGTTWKQQAKLFPPKPKGGFHFGYNLAIDHNTLVVGQDKEAHVFERDSTTATWFYTANLVVPSRPDHKIAGPATYLSSVVSISGNTILVGGNKTQSAGAVGVIFERQPQTRNWAYKQELVFSVPPKILGGTGSVALDRNTLLLGVPLRASFPFIGSAYIAKRSSASDDWQQTAKLAPRYMRRASGLKGLVSDYGFGDKVALKGDYAVVAAVSGQDNFFTSNSEGEVFLFHHQPHSEKWSQLAKLSRHSTKREFLPTVSISNRYVVVGDRTALNPQGDLTGAVHIFELPTTAP; encoded by the coding sequence ATGTCCACAGTTTACTTGCGCCCGTTGATGATTGCCGCTGTCAGTTTAATCGCTGTTTTTGCGATCGCTGCTGCTCAAGCAAAGCCTGTCTGGTATCCCAAAACCACGCTCTATGCCAGTGACGGCAAGCGGCTAGATGCGTTTGGTCATGCTGTCGCCATTGAGCAGGACACACTTGCGGTTGCTTCTGGGGTCGCTACTTATGTATTTGAGCGCTCTGGCTCGACTTGGGTCGAACGGGCAAAACTGGTTCCCGATGACAGAGAAGAAGCGGGTGCTAGTTTTGGTCGGAGTGTTGCCATCAGCGGCGACACTATCGCTGTAACAGCTCCTACGGCAGAGACGAATATTAATCCTGGACAAGTTAACCGGACAGGAGCCGTCTACATCTTCACACGCCAGGGGACAACCTGGAAACAGCAAGCCAAACTTTTTCCGCCTAAACCGAAAGGAGGCTTCCACTTTGGCTACAACCTAGCAATTGATCACAATACACTTGTTGTGGGACAGGACAAGGAGGCGCACGTATTTGAGCGAGACTCAACTACAGCGACCTGGTTTTATACTGCTAATCTTGTTGTACCAAGCAGACCGGATCATAAGATTGCTGGTCCAGCCACTTATTTGAGTTCAGTCGTGTCAATCAGCGGCAACACCATCCTAGTAGGTGGCAACAAAACACAATCAGCAGGTGCTGTTGGTGTGATTTTCGAGCGTCAACCACAGACGCGCAACTGGGCTTATAAGCAGGAGTTAGTGTTCTCGGTGCCGCCGAAGATACTTGGTGGCACTGGGTCTGTTGCCCTGGATAGGAATACCCTGCTCCTGGGTGTGCCGTTAAGAGCGTCCTTTCCCTTTATCGGCTCTGCCTATATTGCCAAACGCTCGTCTGCCAGTGATGACTGGCAGCAAACGGCTAAACTGGCACCCCGCTATATGCGGCGTGCCAGCGGGCTGAAAGGTTTGGTCTCGGATTATGGCTTCGGTGACAAGGTAGCCCTTAAGGGTGATTACGCTGTGGTCGCTGCCGTTAGTGGTCAGGATAACTTCTTTACCAGCAATAGCGAAGGTGAAGTGTTTCTCTTTCACCATCAGCCCCACTCAGAAAAGTGGTCACAACTTGCCAAGTTGTCACGACATTCGACCAAACGGGAGTTCCTGCCCACGGTCAGCATTTCCAATCGATATGTTGTCGTCGGCGATAGAACCGCCCTGAACCCTCAAGGAGATCTGACGGGTGCTGTCCATATCTTTGAGCTACCGACGACAGCACCCTAA
- the leuS gene encoding leucine--tRNA ligase: MNPYQEAAAAKSEIDRTAEGQEKTGVWTGSDAINPVNEAKIPIWIADYVLMDYGTGAIMAVPAHDQRDFEFARKFDLPVQVVVQPPDQSLDGATMTAAHPGEGVMVNSGPLDGVPAGKEKGQSVEVAVQWLEQNGKGKGTANYRLRDWLISRQRYWGAPIPIIHCPECGTVPVPDRDLPVQLPEEVDFSGRGPSPLAKLEAWVNVPCPTCGASAKRETDTMDTFIDSSWYFLRYPDAQNDQQAFDPAKTNNWMPVDQYVGGIEHAILHLLYSRFFTKVLRDRGLLNFDEPFQRLLTQGMVQGLTYKNPRTDKYVLPSQIKDPSNPIDPETGESLKVVFEKMSKSKYNGVAPGDVIAKYGADTARMFILFKAPPEKDLEWDEADVEGQFRFLNRVWRLVEEFARQKAGRRKQKGSLSKDEKDLRRSIHTAIAAVTEDLEGDYQFNTAVSELMKLSNALTDASCKDSPVYAEGIHTLLILLAPFAPHMAEELWQGLGNTGSIHTQSWLKVDPEALVADEMTLVIQVLGKTRGAIQVPAQASKEDLERYARESEIGQRYLEGKEIKKVIVVPGKLVNFVIG, translated from the coding sequence TTGAATCCCTACCAGGAAGCGGCAGCGGCAAAAAGTGAGATCGATCGGACAGCAGAAGGACAGGAGAAAACGGGCGTCTGGACAGGTAGCGATGCCATCAACCCGGTCAATGAGGCAAAAATCCCCATCTGGATTGCCGATTATGTCCTGATGGATTACGGCACAGGTGCAATTATGGCGGTGCCAGCCCACGACCAGCGCGACTTTGAGTTTGCCCGCAAATTTGACCTGCCTGTCCAGGTGGTGGTTCAACCCCCAGACCAATCCCTGGATGGGGCGACAATGACCGCTGCCCATCCGGGTGAAGGCGTCATGGTCAACTCCGGTCCCCTGGACGGTGTTCCCGCTGGTAAAGAAAAAGGGCAGAGTGTTGAGGTTGCGGTGCAATGGTTGGAGCAGAACGGCAAAGGCAAAGGCACCGCCAACTATCGCCTGCGGGATTGGCTGATCTCCCGTCAGCGCTACTGGGGGGCACCCATTCCCATCATCCACTGTCCAGAATGTGGAACGGTGCCCGTCCCCGATCGGGATTTACCCGTCCAATTACCAGAAGAGGTGGACTTTTCTGGACGCGGCCCCTCTCCCCTGGCGAAATTGGAAGCCTGGGTGAATGTTCCCTGTCCGACCTGTGGGGCATCTGCCAAACGGGAAACCGATACGATGGATACATTCATCGACTCGTCCTGGTACTTTCTGCGCTATCCCGATGCCCAAAATGATCAGCAAGCCTTCGATCCAGCCAAAACGAACAACTGGATGCCCGTCGATCAATATGTGGGCGGGATTGAACATGCAATCTTGCACCTGTTGTATTCCCGTTTCTTTACAAAGGTGTTGCGCGATCGGGGGTTGCTCAACTTTGACGAACCATTCCAGCGCTTGTTGACGCAGGGTATGGTGCAGGGCTTAACCTACAAAAATCCCCGCACCGACAAGTATGTACTCCCCTCCCAAATTAAAGACCCAAGTAATCCAATCGACCCGGAAACGGGGGAAAGCCTGAAGGTGGTCTTCGAAAAAATGTCTAAATCCAAGTACAACGGGGTGGCACCAGGCGATGTGATCGCGAAGTACGGAGCAGATACCGCCCGCATGTTCATCCTGTTCAAAGCACCCCCCGAAAAGGATCTGGAATGGGATGAAGCGGATGTGGAAGGTCAATTCCGCTTCCTGAACCGCGTCTGGCGGTTGGTGGAAGAGTTTGCAAGGCAGAAGGCAGGACGTAGGAAGCAGAAGGGTTCTCTCAGCAAAGATGAAAAGGATTTACGCCGATCGATCCACACGGCGATCGCAGCGGTGACGGAAGATCTGGAAGGGGACTATCAATTCAACACGGCAGTTTCGGAATTGATGAAGCTGAGCAATGCGTTGACGGATGCATCCTGCAAGGATTCCCCGGTCTATGCCGAGGGAATTCACACCCTACTGATCTTGCTGGCTCCCTTCGCGCCCCACATGGCAGAGGAATTGTGGCAGGGGTTAGGTAATACCGGCTCGATTCACACTCAATCCTGGTTAAAAGTCGATCCTGAAGCACTGGTAGCAGACGAAATGACACTGGTGATCCAGGTGTTGGGTAAAACGCGCGGGGCGATTCAGGTGCCTGCCCAAGCCAGTAAAGAAGATCTGGAACGCTATGCCCGTGAGTCGGAAATTGGGCAACGCTACCTGGAGGGCAAGGAAATCAAGAAGGTGATTGTGGTGCCGGGTAAGTTGGTGAATTTCGTGATTGGTTGA